The Malus sylvestris chromosome 12, drMalSylv7.2, whole genome shotgun sequence genome contains a region encoding:
- the LOC126592808 gene encoding uncharacterized protein LOC126592808, which translates to MDISSPRGKSVLRNVDSLQGLQPSVNQEQIRTSLLEDYSVSGLVSAVGESLNISVGEDSTDVKDVGRESTDIKDVGRESTDVKDVGKESRIDVKDVGRGSIDVKHVGKESIDVKHVGEVEHASDGYNTIGVEKRNTHEDPNAQQGKVARKCLNKCAIFPNPTGVLSPNASASIVKEEPKEALCGDEHHHQACLCSVSLPAPTKLLSALKGSREKEGLSPGKLSVTWAPDVYDPPATSMSHTVTGKKQQKSKNKKNGKKDGKKGQKSSSSRGKDKKQYRKSGASERCHRSLDPRETLVDPNNGFGELVVGSPDQHSYCGSSFLKNSLTNVHYPVAEAL; encoded by the exons ATGGACATAAGCTCTCCTCGTGGGAAATCGGTGTTGCGAAATGTAGACAGTTTGCAAGGTTTGCAGCCCTCTGTGAACCAAGAGCAAATTCGTACTAGTTTGCTTGAAGATTATTCGGTAAGCGGTCTTGTAAGTGCTGTCGGTGAGTCCTTGAATATCAGCGTTGGAGAAGACTCGACTGATGTTAAAGATGTTGGAAGAGAGTCGACTGATATCAAAGATGTTGGAAGAGAGTCGACTGATGTCAAAGATGTTGGAAAAGAGTCGAGGATTGATGTTAAAGATGTTGGAAGAGGGTCAATTGATGTCAAACATGTTGGAAAAGAGTCGATTGATGTCAAACATGTTGGAGAAGTGGAACATGCTTCTGATGGGTATAATACTATTGGTGTGGAGAAGAGAAACACACATGAAGATCCTAATGCACAGCAGGGAAAAGTCGCTCGAAAATGCTTGAACAAGTGTGCAATCTTTCCTAATCCTACTGGCGTGCTCTCTCCTAATGCCTCCGCAAGCATAGTAAAGGAGGAACCTAAAGAAGCACTATGCGGGGATGAACATCATCACCAAGCCTGCTTGTGCTCGGTGTCTTTGCCT GCTCCTACGAAGCTACTTTCTGCTCTGAAAGGTAGCCGGGAGAAAGAGGGCTTATCACCCGGGAAACTTTCTGTCACTTGGGCCCCTGATGTGTACGATCCGCCTGCTACATCAATGTCGCACACAGTTACAGGCAAGAAACAGCAGAAGTCAAAGAACAAGAAGAATgggaagaaagatggaaagaAGGGGCAAAAGAGCAGCTCATCACGAGGAAAAGATAAGAAGCAATATCGCAAATCTGGGGCTTCTGAGAGGTGTCACAGATCTCTGGATCCCCGTGAAACATTGGTCGACCCAAACAATGGTTTTGGTGAGCTTGTGGTAGGCAGCCCAGACCAGCATTCTTATTGTGGGAGCTCCTTCTTGAAAAATTCGCTTACTAACGTGCATTACCCAGTTGCTGAAGCCTTGTAA
- the LOC126592807 gene encoding arginine biosynthesis bifunctional protein ArgJ, chloroplastic-like isoform X1 encodes MYLYVPQSISVKFSAIPCFGSSGRDFKIPAISMSAVEVSAHIPAAPIFLPEGPWKQIPGGVTAAEGFKASGLYGGLRAKGDKPDLALVTCDVDATSAGSFTTNVVAAAPVLYCKSVLKTSETARAVLINAGQANAATGDAGYQDVIECSSSLAKLLHLRQEEVLIESTGVIGQMIKKEALLKSLPKLVNSLSSSTDGANAAAVAITTTDLVSKSVAIQSQVGGTNIRVGGMAKGSGMIHPNMATMLGVVTTDAMVSSDVWRKMVQIAVNRSFNQITVDGDTSTNDTVIALASGLSGTKISSYNSNEAVQLQACLDVVMQGLAKSIAWDGEGATCLIEVTVTGADGEAEAAKIARSVASSSIVKAAIYGRDPNWGRIAAAAGYAGIPFDQSKLQVLLGDILLMNGGEPQLFDRSTASNYLKKAGEIHGTVVISVSVGDGPGRGQAWGCDLSYDYVKINAEYTT; translated from the exons ATGTATCTCTACGTTCCTCAATCCATCTCCGTCAAATTCTCAGCAATCCCTTGTTTCGGTTCGTCTGGACGGGACTTCAAAATTCCCGCTATTTCCATGTCTGCAGTTGAAGTCTCCGCTCACATTCCGGCAGCCCCCATTTTCCTTCCAGAAGGACCTTGGAAGCAG ATTCCCGGTGGAGTTACAGCTGCAGAAGGATTCAAAGCTTCAGGATTGTATGGCGGTCTTCGTGCCAAAGGCGACAAGCCTGATCTCGCGCTTGTCACTTGTGATGTTGATGCCACTTCTGCTG GATCGTTTACCACGAATGTGGTAGCAGCTGCGCCGGTGTTGTATTGCAAATCTGTATTAAAGACTTCAGAAACG GCACGAGCAGTTTTGATCAATGCTGGTCAAGCCAATGCAGCAACG GGTGATGCGGGATATCAAGATGTAATAGAGTGCTCCAGCAGCCTTGCTAAG CTGCTTCATTTGAGACAAGAGGAAGTGCTGATTGAATCCACTGGTGTGATTGGTCAAATGATAAAGAAG GAAGCACTTCTAAAATCTCTTCCAAAACTGGTTAATTCACTGTCATCGTCAACTGATGG GGCAAATGCTGCAGCAGTGGCAATCACAACAACCGACCTCGTTAGCAAGAGTGTGGCAATTCAGTCTCAG GTTGGAGGGACAAATATAAGAGTCGGGGGAATGGCAAAAGGTTCCGGGATGATCCACCCAAATATGGCTACCATGCTGGGA GTAGTAACAACCGATGCAATGGTTAGCAGTGATGTTTGGAGAAAAATGGTTCAAATTGCTGTCAACCGAAGCTTCAACCAAATAACA GTAGATGGTGATACAAGCACCAATGATACTGTCATTGCGTTAGCTAGTGGACTATCTGGAACCAAGATATCTTCCTACAACAGTAACGAAGCAGTCCAACTTCAAGCATGCCTTGATGTG GTAATGCAAGGTCTTGCCAAATCAATAGCTTGGGACGGAGAAGGAGCAACCTGCTTAATTGAG GTCACGGTGACTGGTGCAGACGGTGAGgctgaagcagcaaaaatagcACGGTCGGTGGCATCTTCTTCAATAGTAAAG GCTGCAATATATGGCCGAGACCCAAACTGGGGACGAATCGCTGCTGCTGCAGGCTATGCAGGGATACCTTTCGACCAAAGCAAGCTCCAAGTATTACTAGGGGATATTCTGCTCATGAATGGTGGGGAGCCACAATTATTTGACAG GAGTACGGCTAGTAACTACCTCAAGAAGGCTGGTGAGATCCACGGCACAGTTGTAATTAGTGTATCCGTAG GTGATGGCCCTGGACGAGGTCAAGCATGGGGTTGTGACCTAAGTTACGATTATGTTAAAATTAATGCCGAGTACACAACATAA
- the LOC126592807 gene encoding arginine biosynthesis bifunctional protein ArgJ, chloroplastic-like isoform X2 — MYLYVPQSISVKFSAIPCFGSSGRDFKIPAISMSAVEVSAHIPAAPIFLPEGPWKQIPGGVTAAEGFKASGLYGGLRAKGDKPDLALVTCDVDATSAGSFTTNVVAAAPVLYCKSVLKTSETARAVLINAGQANAATGDAGYQDVIECSSSLAKEALLKSLPKLVNSLSSSTDGANAAAVAITTTDLVSKSVAIQSQVGGTNIRVGGMAKGSGMIHPNMATMLGVVTTDAMVSSDVWRKMVQIAVNRSFNQITVDGDTSTNDTVIALASGLSGTKISSYNSNEAVQLQACLDVVMQGLAKSIAWDGEGATCLIEVTVTGADGEAEAAKIARSVASSSIVKAAIYGRDPNWGRIAAAAGYAGIPFDQSKLQVLLGDILLMNGGEPQLFDRSTASNYLKKAGEIHGTVVISVSVGDGPGRGQAWGCDLSYDYVKINAEYTT, encoded by the exons ATGTATCTCTACGTTCCTCAATCCATCTCCGTCAAATTCTCAGCAATCCCTTGTTTCGGTTCGTCTGGACGGGACTTCAAAATTCCCGCTATTTCCATGTCTGCAGTTGAAGTCTCCGCTCACATTCCGGCAGCCCCCATTTTCCTTCCAGAAGGACCTTGGAAGCAG ATTCCCGGTGGAGTTACAGCTGCAGAAGGATTCAAAGCTTCAGGATTGTATGGCGGTCTTCGTGCCAAAGGCGACAAGCCTGATCTCGCGCTTGTCACTTGTGATGTTGATGCCACTTCTGCTG GATCGTTTACCACGAATGTGGTAGCAGCTGCGCCGGTGTTGTATTGCAAATCTGTATTAAAGACTTCAGAAACG GCACGAGCAGTTTTGATCAATGCTGGTCAAGCCAATGCAGCAACG GGTGATGCGGGATATCAAGATGTAATAGAGTGCTCCAGCAGCCTTGCTAAG GAAGCACTTCTAAAATCTCTTCCAAAACTGGTTAATTCACTGTCATCGTCAACTGATGG GGCAAATGCTGCAGCAGTGGCAATCACAACAACCGACCTCGTTAGCAAGAGTGTGGCAATTCAGTCTCAG GTTGGAGGGACAAATATAAGAGTCGGGGGAATGGCAAAAGGTTCCGGGATGATCCACCCAAATATGGCTACCATGCTGGGA GTAGTAACAACCGATGCAATGGTTAGCAGTGATGTTTGGAGAAAAATGGTTCAAATTGCTGTCAACCGAAGCTTCAACCAAATAACA GTAGATGGTGATACAAGCACCAATGATACTGTCATTGCGTTAGCTAGTGGACTATCTGGAACCAAGATATCTTCCTACAACAGTAACGAAGCAGTCCAACTTCAAGCATGCCTTGATGTG GTAATGCAAGGTCTTGCCAAATCAATAGCTTGGGACGGAGAAGGAGCAACCTGCTTAATTGAG GTCACGGTGACTGGTGCAGACGGTGAGgctgaagcagcaaaaatagcACGGTCGGTGGCATCTTCTTCAATAGTAAAG GCTGCAATATATGGCCGAGACCCAAACTGGGGACGAATCGCTGCTGCTGCAGGCTATGCAGGGATACCTTTCGACCAAAGCAAGCTCCAAGTATTACTAGGGGATATTCTGCTCATGAATGGTGGGGAGCCACAATTATTTGACAG GAGTACGGCTAGTAACTACCTCAAGAAGGCTGGTGAGATCCACGGCACAGTTGTAATTAGTGTATCCGTAG GTGATGGCCCTGGACGAGGTCAAGCATGGGGTTGTGACCTAAGTTACGATTATGTTAAAATTAATGCCGAGTACACAACATAA
- the LOC126592234 gene encoding uncharacterized protein LOC126592234, with product MVTTQLQILQSPITSLISSVSSSISVKLDDSNYLTWHFQMELFLESHDLEMRDRALMQLITATLSPTVISCAIGSTSARDLWVRLKEQFSIVTRATIFQMKSKLQNIKKGTYSISLYLQRIKEACNYLAAVGVLFADDDIVILTLNGLSSEYNTLRSIIRGRENVISMKNLRSQLLVEEAMLANVPVTPFLSAMVASNLSAASKPPHFESNSTRPHYSSNGSSSNGGSYSS from the exons ATGGTGACTACGCAATTGCAAATTCTTCAATCTCCTATTACCTCTCTTATCTCATCAGTTTCATCCTCTATTTCTGTGAAACTTGATGATTCCAATTACCTCACATGGCATTTTCAGATGGAGCTTTTTCTCGAAAGCCATG ATTTGGAAATGCGTGATCGGGCTCTCATGCAACTCATCACGGCCACATTATCTCCTACTGTGATTTCGTGTGCTATCGGTAGCACTAGTGCTCGAGACTTGTGGGTGCGTCTTAAAGAACAATTTTCTATTGTTACTCGGGCCACAATCTTTCAGATGAAATCTAAGTTGCAGAATATTAAGAAAGGTACATATTCTATTTCCTTATATCTTCAACGAATTAAAGAAGCTTGTAATTACTTGGCTGCGGTTGGAGTTCTATTTGCTGATGATGATATTGTGATTTTAACTCTTAATGGTCTGTCTTCTGAATACAATACATTGAGGTCTATTATTAGAGGTAGGGAGAATGTTATCTCTATGAAGAATCTTCGCTCACAATTGCTTGTTGAGGAAGCAATGCTTGCTAATGTTCCTGTTACTCCTTTCCTATCTGCAATGGTAGCTAGCAATTTGTCTGCTGCGTCTAAGCCTCCGCACTTTGAGTCCAATTCGACTCGTCCTCATTACTCCAGCAATGGTTCTTCCTCAAATGGCGGTTCATATAGTTCTTAG